One genomic window of Cupriavidus oxalaticus includes the following:
- a CDS encoding peptidylprolyl isomerase — MIRSRRIALAALTAGALALSSFSALAQQKAAERVQFVTSAGKFTVELYPDVAPKTVANFLEYVKSGFYSGTIFHRVINGFMVQGGGFDRDMKEKPTRAPIPLEARGGLKNKAGTLAMARTSNPDSATAQFFVNVVDNPNLDYPQPDGNGYAVFGKVVEGMDTIDKIKSVPTTAYGPMRNVPASPIVIESATVVK, encoded by the coding sequence ATGATCCGTTCCCGTCGCATCGCCCTGGCCGCACTGACCGCAGGCGCGCTCGCGTTGTCGTCGTTCAGCGCGCTGGCGCAGCAGAAGGCCGCCGAGCGCGTCCAGTTCGTCACCAGCGCCGGCAAGTTCACGGTCGAACTGTACCCGGACGTCGCGCCCAAGACCGTGGCCAACTTCCTGGAATATGTAAAGAGCGGCTTCTATAGCGGCACCATCTTCCATCGCGTGATCAACGGCTTCATGGTGCAGGGCGGCGGCTTCGACCGCGACATGAAGGAAAAGCCCACGCGCGCGCCGATCCCGCTGGAAGCCCGCGGCGGCCTGAAGAACAAGGCCGGCACGCTGGCCATGGCGCGTACCAGCAACCCCGACTCGGCCACCGCGCAGTTCTTCGTCAATGTGGTGGATAATCCGAATCTCGACTACCCGCAGCCGGACGGCAACGGCTACGCAGTCTTCGGCAAGGTGGTGGAAGGCATGGACACGATCGACAAGATCAAGAGCGTGCCGACCACGGCCTACGGCCCCATGCGCAATGTGCCGGCCTCGCCGATCGTGATCGAGTCGGCCACTGTCGTCAAATAA
- the cysE gene encoding serine O-acetyltransferase, with translation MFSRLKEDIDTIMLRDPAARSRLEILTCYPGLHAVVFHRFAHACWNGGFHWLGRWISHWSRFLTGIEIHPAVRLGRRVFIDHGMGVVIGETAEIGDDCTIYQGVTLGGTSLYKGQKRHPTLGANVVVSAGAKVLGGFVVGDGARVGSNAVVLKPVPPGATAVGVPARIILPDAPAAQQGAKQEFSAYGITPNADDPVSLALKSLIDNAARQHERIEAVLAALDRLGEHLENTPNDRFDASELRKLMK, from the coding sequence TAAGGAAGATATCGACACGATCATGCTGCGCGATCCCGCCGCGCGCAGCCGCCTGGAAATCCTGACCTGCTACCCCGGCCTGCACGCCGTGGTCTTCCACCGCTTTGCGCACGCGTGCTGGAACGGGGGCTTCCATTGGCTGGGACGCTGGATCTCGCACTGGTCGCGCTTCCTGACCGGCATCGAGATCCATCCGGCGGTGAGGCTGGGGCGCCGGGTGTTCATCGACCACGGCATGGGCGTGGTGATCGGCGAGACCGCCGAGATCGGCGACGACTGCACCATCTACCAGGGCGTGACGCTGGGCGGCACCTCGCTGTACAAGGGCCAGAAGCGGCATCCGACGCTGGGCGCCAACGTGGTGGTGAGCGCGGGCGCCAAGGTGCTGGGCGGCTTCGTGGTGGGCGACGGCGCGCGCGTGGGCTCCAACGCCGTGGTGCTCAAGCCGGTGCCGCCGGGCGCAACCGCGGTGGGCGTGCCGGCGCGCATCATCCTGCCCGATGCGCCGGCGGCGCAGCAGGGCGCCAAGCAGGAGTTCTCGGCCTATGGCATCACGCCGAACGCCGACGACCCGGTGTCGCTGGCGCTCAAGAGCCTGATCGACAATGCCGCGCGCCAGCACGAGCGCATCGAGGCCGTGCTGGCCGCGCTGGACCGGCTGGGCGAGCACCTGGAGAACACGCCGAACGACCGCTTCGATGCGAGCGAGTTGCGCAAGCTGATGAAGTAG
- a CDS encoding tetratricopeptide repeat protein → MSLLLPSSPTAALAAALRPRPALAATAALALAAALAGPAQAQQGPLSLPAPTSPLDGIRSTDPGMTQAQQAANARRYDDAIKGFDRVIAANPRNAQARFQRAWALAQSGREDAAIQAFTEMAADFPELPEPHNNLALLYAKRGDLKRAEAELLLATEVKPAFAIAYTNLGDVYRRLAEQAYAEALRRNPADTRASAGLRQLRPEAATGTPAATGTTGTAGVPSGNRKPAPAQRAAPASAPAAN, encoded by the coding sequence ATGAGCCTGCTGCTGCCCTCCTCGCCTACCGCCGCGCTCGCCGCCGCGCTCCGCCCGCGTCCCGCATTGGCCGCCACGGCTGCCCTGGCCCTGGCCGCGGCGCTGGCCGGGCCCGCGCAGGCCCAGCAGGGACCGCTGTCGCTGCCCGCGCCCACGTCGCCGCTGGACGGCATCCGCTCGACCGACCCCGGCATGACCCAGGCCCAGCAGGCCGCCAACGCGCGCCGCTATGACGACGCCATCAAGGGCTTCGACCGCGTGATCGCGGCCAATCCGCGCAACGCGCAGGCACGGTTCCAGCGCGCCTGGGCGCTGGCGCAGTCCGGGCGCGAGGACGCCGCCATCCAGGCCTTCACGGAAATGGCGGCGGACTTCCCCGAATTGCCCGAGCCGCACAACAACCTGGCGCTGCTCTATGCCAAGCGCGGCGACCTGAAGCGCGCCGAGGCCGAACTGCTGCTGGCCACCGAGGTCAAGCCGGCCTTTGCCATCGCCTACACCAATCTGGGCGACGTCTACCGCCGCCTGGCCGAGCAGGCCTATGCGGAGGCGCTGCGCCGCAATCCGGCCGATACCCGTGCCAGCGCCGGGCTGCGCCAGTTGCGCCCGGAGGCAGCCACCGGCACGCCCGCGGCGACGGGCACGACCGGGACCGCGGGCGTGCCGTCCGGCAACCGCAAGCCGGCTCCGGCACAGCGCGCGGCCCCGGCCAGCGCCCCGGCAGCCAACTGA
- a CDS encoding peptidylprolyl isomerase, whose amino-acid sequence MSKVQLQTNQGVITIELDAEKAPKSVENFLSYVRKGHYDNTIFHRVIKNFMIQGGGFEPGMKQKGTDAPIENEAGNGLKNDRYTVAMARTNAPHSATAQFFINVVDNDFLNFTSPTPQGFGYAVFGKVVEGTDVVDQIKGVRTGSSGFHQDVPLEDVVIEKATVVE is encoded by the coding sequence ATGTCCAAGGTCCAGCTTCAAACCAACCAGGGTGTCATCACCATCGAACTCGACGCCGAGAAGGCGCCGAAATCGGTCGAAAACTTCCTGTCGTATGTCCGCAAGGGCCACTATGACAACACCATCTTCCACCGCGTGATCAAGAACTTCATGATCCAGGGTGGCGGTTTCGAGCCCGGCATGAAGCAAAAGGGCACCGACGCGCCGATCGAGAACGAAGCCGGCAATGGCCTGAAGAACGACCGCTACACCGTGGCCATGGCACGCACCAACGCGCCCCACTCGGCCACCGCTCAGTTCTTCATCAACGTGGTCGACAACGACTTCCTGAACTTCACCTCGCCGACGCCGCAGGGCTTCGGCTACGCCGTGTTCGGCAAGGTAGTGGAAGGCACCGACGTGGTCGACCAGATCAAGGGCGTGCGCACCGGCAGCTCGGGCTTCCACCAGGACGTGCCGCTGGAAGACGTGGTGATCGAGAAGGCCACCGTCGTCGAGTAA
- a CDS encoding UDP-2,3-diacylglucosamine diphosphatase, giving the protein MTAIPRTPVAGPLEVQAPAWFISDLHLTPGMPRTLAAFERTLERAAHDARTLFILGDFFEFWIGDEETDSPFAQRVAGALRALAARGVAVYLMHGNRDFLLGTRFAAAAGAQLLPDPTVIDCAGQRVVLSHGDMLCIDDERYNRFRRWTRKGWVQRLFLALPLRTRLGIARKLRADSEGNRARQAAEGNGVPMVYGDVTPTAAAELFGMAGTRLMVHGHTHRPARHEHAAGVRWVLTDWDLDGRHPRAAVLQLDGGGFRLLPQTD; this is encoded by the coding sequence ATGACCGCAATCCCCCGCACGCCGGTGGCCGGTCCCCTCGAGGTACAGGCGCCGGCGTGGTTCATTTCAGACCTGCATCTCACGCCCGGCATGCCACGTACGCTGGCAGCCTTCGAGCGCACGCTCGAGCGCGCCGCGCACGACGCGCGCACGCTGTTTATCCTGGGCGATTTCTTTGAATTCTGGATTGGCGACGAGGAAACCGACTCGCCGTTCGCACAACGCGTGGCCGGTGCCCTGCGCGCGCTGGCCGCGCGCGGCGTTGCCGTGTACCTGATGCATGGCAACCGCGACTTCCTGCTGGGCACGCGCTTTGCCGCCGCCGCAGGCGCGCAGTTGCTGCCCGATCCCACGGTGATCGATTGCGCCGGCCAGCGCGTGGTGCTCAGCCACGGCGACATGCTGTGCATCGACGACGAGCGCTACAACCGCTTCCGCCGCTGGACCCGCAAGGGCTGGGTGCAGCGGCTGTTCCTGGCGCTGCCGCTGCGTACGCGCCTGGGGATCGCGCGCAAGCTGCGTGCGGACAGCGAAGGCAACCGCGCGCGGCAGGCCGCCGAGGGCAACGGCGTACCGATGGTCTACGGCGACGTGACGCCCACTGCCGCGGCCGAACTCTTCGGCATGGCCGGGACCAGGCTGATGGTGCATGGCCACACCCATCGCCCGGCGCGCCACGAACACGCCGCGGGCGTGCGCTGGGTGCTGACCGACTGGGACCTGGACGGGCGCCATCCGCGCGCCGCCGTGCTGCAGCTCGACGGCGGCGGTTTCCGATTGCTGCCGCAGACCGACTGA